A window of Dorea formicigenerans contains these coding sequences:
- a CDS encoding conjugal transfer protein, with amino-acid sequence MKKIRSYTSIWNVEKVLYAINDVNLPFPVTFTQITWFVLTEFIIILFADVPPLSMIEGAFLKYFGIPVALTWFMSQKTFDGKKPYSYIKTMVLYALRPKVTYAGKAVNLHKQKFEETITAVRSVTYVPD; translated from the coding sequence GTGAAGAAAATCCGAAGTTATACAAGTATCTGGAACGTGGAAAAGGTACTGTATGCCATCAATGATGTAAACCTGCCATTCCCTGTGACCTTTACCCAGATTACATGGTTTGTACTGACGGAATTTATCATCATTCTGTTTGCAGACGTACCGCCACTTTCCATGATTGAGGGAGCATTTTTAAAATATTTCGGGATTCCCGTTGCCCTCACATGGTTTATGTCACAGAAAACCTTTGACGGGAAAAAGCCATACAGTTACATCAAGACGATGGTGCTGTATGCCCTGCGTCCCAAAGTGACTTATGCCGGAAAAGCCGTGAACCTGCATAAGCAGAAATTTGAGGAAACTATCACGGCAGTAAGGAGTGTGACCTATGTTCCCGATTAA
- a CDS encoding antirestriction protein ArdA — MIDDMQVYIANLGKYNEGELVGDWFSFPLDEEVIAERIGLNAEYEEYAIHDTDNFPMEISEYTSIEELNRIYEQLEELPDYLLDDLDSFVSCYGSLEELVEHKDDIILYSGCETMTDLAYYLIDEEQILGEIPSSLQNYIDYEAYGRDLDIEGTFIATNAGICEVLR; from the coding sequence ATGATTGATGATATGCAAGTCTATATAGCCAATCTTGGCAAGTACAATGAGGGAGAACTGGTCGGGGACTGGTTCTCTTTTCCGTTGGACGAAGAAGTGATTGCAGAACGTATCGGCTTAAATGCAGAGTACGAAGAATACGCAATCCACGATACGGACAACTTCCCCATGGAGATTAGCGAATATACTTCCATCGAAGAACTGAACCGTATCTATGAGCAGTTGGAAGAATTACCAGATTACCTGCTGGACGACTTGGACAGTTTCGTATCCTGCTATGGAAGTCTGGAAGAACTGGTGGAACATAAGGACGACATCATTCTGTATTCCGGCTGTGAAACGATGACCGATTTAGCCTACTATCTGATTGATGAAGAACAGATACTCGGAGAAATCCCGTCCTCTTTACAGAACTATATCGACTATGAAGCCTACGGGCGTGACCTCGATATAGAGGGGACATTTATTGCAACAAACGCTGGTATCTGTGAGGTACTGCGTTAA
- a CDS encoding antirestriction protein ArdA, whose product MEECSVLIETTKSAEDKTSRWFDLPIDYELFRDLLGVEADSNDYQITDMKLPFAGDIVRTTSVRRLNKLYFAYTDLSPEVQQAYKELIPYCGGVEDLLQKSEEFLFYPECHNIMDVARYRLEHNIEFSALSEKGKKYFNLEAYAHELEEKGRYALCNNGMFKL is encoded by the coding sequence ATGGAAGAATGTAGCGTATTGATTGAAACGACCAAATCAGCAGAGGATAAAACCTCTCGCTGGTTTGATTTACCCATTGATTATGAGCTGTTCCGTGACCTGCTCGGTGTGGAAGCTGACAGCAATGATTATCAAATCACAGATATGAAGCTTCCCTTTGCTGGTGACATTGTAAGGACAACATCTGTCAGACGATTAAACAAGCTGTACTTTGCTTACACGGATTTATCGCCAGAGGTTCAGCAGGCTTATAAAGAGTTGATTCCCTACTGTGGCGGTGTTGAGGATTTATTGCAGAAATCGGAAGAATTTCTGTTTTATCCAGAGTGCCACAACATCATGGACGTTGCCCGTTACCGCTTGGAGCATAACATTGAATTTTCTGCCCTTTCCGAAAAAGGAAAGAAATATTTTAATCTGGAAGCCTACGCCCATGAACTGGAAGAAAAAGGACGTTATGCTCTCTGCAACAACGGTATGTTCAAACTTTGA
- a CDS encoding YcxB family protein: MVRYSIEIGQQEQDILKEIVLASDKNVKKRKFATGLSSVMAVIMLIYTILCFMNSRIGYGIIGLLFSVFFIWIIINGANTFQKKVINIVHSKMDNKLTSGKREYCFDTDGITVSSDIGNGTNHWNAFKCWGIFRNYIYIRTIKNEMVLVNQNDLSENDVKELKSLLSQNLKEETL, encoded by the coding sequence ATGGTTAGATACAGTATTGAAATCGGACAGCAAGAACAAGATATTTTAAAAGAAATCGTTTTAGCCAGTGATAAAAATGTAAAGAAACGTAAATTTGCAACAGGGTTATCGTCTGTGATGGCTGTCATAATGTTAATATATACGATTCTTTGTTTTATGAATAGTCGTATTGGATATGGTATTATTGGATTATTATTTTCGGTTTTCTTTATCTGGATTATCATAAACGGAGCTAACACATTTCAGAAAAAAGTAATAAATATTGTTCATTCAAAGATGGATAATAAATTGACTTCGGGAAAACGTGAATATTGTTTTGATACCGATGGTATTACAGTTAGTTCTGATATCGGTAACGGGACTAATCATTGGAACGCCTTTAAATGTTGGGGGATTTTCAGAAATTACATATATATCAGAACAATAAAAAATGAAATGGTTCTTGTTAATCAAAATGATTTGTCTGAAAATGATGTAAAAGAGTTAAAATCCCTTTTGAGTCAGAATTTAAAAGAAGAAACGCTTTAA
- a CDS encoding DUF3789 domain-containing protein gives MQRLLFDFLFFSLGGTAGVIAMCILQAGRQSDRKMMELKGEKKA, from the coding sequence ATGCAACGATTATTATTTGATTTCCTGTTTTTCTCATTAGGAGGAACGGCTGGCGTGATTGCCATGTGTATTTTACAGGCTGGCAGACAGTCTGACAGAAAAATGATGGAACTGAAAGGAGAAAAGAAAGCATGA